The genomic segment GTGGGAACTGAAGGGCCCTAGATAGATCCGGTGCCACAGGCCAGTATCCCGATTTGATTCCTTTATTTTTGGCTCCAGCCCCAACAGCAGCAGCTCGGCCCGCCTGCGCTCGGCATCCTCACGCTGACGAAACGAGCCGGCCTGCAACAGAAATGATGCCTGAGCGGCCGTTGGAGGTGGAGAACTAATGTCTGCGGCAGGCTCCACGATATCCTCTACTTCCAGGGTTTGTTCCGGGAGCAGACGATAAAAATTAAAGCTCGGCTTGGGTGCTTTCGCGACCTCGGGCGCAGTGGCGGTGTTGTCCTGCTCCGGGCCGCTCTGTCCAGGCAGCGTAGAAAGATAGCCGATGAAGCTGACAAACACACCCGTCAGGACGCCGGCGAGATACAGGCGCAGGCCTTTGCTCCGGGTCTGACCTGCAGTGCTGCTGGTGCGCGCAGGAGTCTTGCGCTTGGTTGGCTTTCGGCTGCTGGTTTTCTTGCGTTTGGCGAAATCCTTGGACATGGGTTACATAGACTCCGGGGCAGACACCCCTAACAGGCTCAGCCCGTTGAAAATGACCTGCCCTGTTGCCTGGCTGAGTGCAATGCGGGCGTCGCGCAGTGGTTGGTCTTCCACTAG from the Candidatus Marimicrobium litorale genome contains:
- a CDS encoding SPOR domain-containing protein → MSKDFAKRKKTSSRKPTKRKTPARTSSTAGQTRSKGLRLYLAGVLTGVFVSFIGYLSTLPGQSGPEQDNTATAPEVAKAPKPSFNFYRLLPEQTLEVEDIVEPAADISSPPPTAAQASFLLQAGSFRQREDAERRRAELLLLGLEPKIKESNRDTGLWHRIYLGPFSSHKDMTKTRSLTAGQGIDTLVLKRGEP